In Arthrobacter sp. B3I9, the following are encoded in one genomic region:
- a CDS encoding class I SAM-dependent RNA methyltransferase, which produces MSPETATQAPTDLIVDVGPVAHGGHCVARHEGRVVFVRHGIPGEKVRVRLTDAAADAKFWRGDVVEVLEASPDRVDHFWDLADSARSWSHRHPPVGGAELGHIALERQRRLKAEVLAEQLLRLAGVDRATEVEAVGETGARDGLAWRTRAGFGVTPGGKLGMHAHRSETVLPVREMPLAVDSINALRLWDIDLQGIERVEVAAPANGSRPLVLLVPAPGTRAKRLSAILSQLPEDVSVASLDPAKGEVLQLRGRTYVQESAAGHDYRVTGEGFWQIHRNAPDTLVAALTGFLHDGGFLESGAVVADLYAGAGLFTAPLADAVGITGSVLSVEGSPGTSRDARKNLHGAPQVEIVQGRVERVLRQKPRNFDAILLDPPRAGAGKAVVNQLIGTSPRAVAYVSCDPASFARDVGYFQQGGWELSGLRAFDLYPHTHHMETVALLTPQR; this is translated from the coding sequence ATGAGCCCCGAGACCGCGACGCAAGCACCCACCGACCTCATCGTCGACGTCGGGCCGGTGGCCCACGGCGGCCACTGCGTCGCCCGGCACGAGGGGCGCGTGGTGTTCGTCCGCCACGGTATCCCCGGCGAAAAGGTCCGGGTGCGCCTGACCGATGCCGCCGCGGATGCCAAGTTCTGGCGCGGCGACGTGGTGGAGGTCCTCGAGGCATCCCCCGACCGGGTGGACCACTTCTGGGACCTGGCCGATTCGGCCCGGTCCTGGTCGCACCGCCACCCGCCGGTCGGGGGAGCGGAGCTCGGCCACATCGCGCTGGAGCGCCAGCGCAGGCTCAAGGCCGAGGTCCTGGCCGAGCAGCTGCTGCGCCTAGCCGGTGTCGACCGCGCCACCGAAGTGGAAGCCGTGGGGGAGACGGGGGCCCGGGACGGCCTGGCCTGGCGGACCCGGGCCGGCTTCGGCGTGACTCCCGGCGGAAAACTCGGCATGCACGCCCACCGCTCCGAGACGGTCCTGCCGGTCCGCGAGATGCCCCTCGCGGTGGACAGCATCAACGCCCTCCGGCTGTGGGACATCGACCTGCAGGGCATCGAACGCGTGGAGGTTGCGGCGCCGGCCAACGGCTCCCGGCCGCTCGTGCTCCTGGTCCCCGCCCCCGGTACCCGGGCCAAACGGCTGAGCGCCATCCTCTCGCAGCTCCCGGAGGACGTGTCGGTGGCGAGCCTTGACCCGGCCAAGGGCGAGGTTCTGCAGCTGCGCGGCCGGACCTACGTCCAGGAAAGCGCGGCAGGCCATGACTACCGGGTCACGGGCGAGGGCTTTTGGCAGATCCACCGGAACGCGCCGGACACCCTCGTGGCAGCACTGACCGGTTTCCTGCACGACGGCGGATTCCTCGAGTCCGGCGCGGTTGTTGCGGACCTCTATGCCGGGGCCGGCCTCTTCACGGCGCCCCTCGCCGACGCCGTCGGCATCACCGGATCCGTGTTGTCCGTGGAAGGTTCGCCCGGCACCAGCCGCGATGCACGCAAGAACCTGCACGGGGCGCCCCAGGTCGAGATCGTGCAGGGCAGGGTGGAGCGCGTGCTGCGGCAGAAACCCCGGAACTTCGACGCGATCCTGCTGGACCCGCCCCGGGCCGGCGCGGGCAAAGCGGTCGTCAACCAGCTGATCGGCACCAGCCCCCGGGCCGTTGCCTATGTCTCCTGCGACCCGGCGTCGTTCGCCCGGGATGTCGGCTACTTCCAGCAGGGCGGCTGGGAACTCTCGGGACTGCGGGCCTTCGACCTGTATCCGCACACCCACCACATGGAGACTGTGGCGCTACTGACTCCGCAGCGCTGA
- a CDS encoding aconitate hydratase, giving the protein MSIVDSFGSKGKLNVAGAEYEIFRLNSVEGAENLPFSLKVLLENLLRTEDGANITADHVRALAGWDPSAQPDTEIQFTPARVIMQDFTGVPCVVDLATMREAVKDLGGDPKRVNPLAPAEMVIDHSVQIDAFGNSGALERNMEIEYQRNGERYQFLRWGQTAFDDFKVVPPGTGIVHQVNIEYLARTVMTREVDGVLRAYPDTCVGTDSHTTMVNGLGVLGWGVGGIEAEAAMLGQPVSMLIPRVVGFKLTGSIPAGATATDVVLTITEQLRKHGVVGKFVEFYGEGVAAVPLANRATIGNMSPEFGSTAAMFPIDDVTIEYLRLTGRSEENVALVEAYAKEQGLWHDPSHEIKFSEYLELDLSTVVPSISGPKRPQDRIVLTEAKDEFRHDLLNYVKHNADAGTLDESLEETFPASDPPSFTQSDTHVTDTDREPPVYSAAHGAAGRISNAVKITAEDGREFELDHGAVAIASITSCTNTSNPSVMLAAALLARNAVEKGLTSKPWVKTSVAPGSKVVTDYYDKSGLTPYLEKLGFYIVGYGCATCIGNSGPLDTEISEAIQANDLSVTAVLSGNRNFEGRINPDVKMNYLASPPLVIAYALAGTMDFDFETDALGKDEAGNDVFLKDIWPNPAEVQQVIDSSIDKEMFARGYEGVFDGDARWKALDTPAGDTFAWDPNSTYVRKPPYFEGMKAQPEPVTDISGARVLLKLGDSVTTDHISPAGSFKSDTPAGQYLLANGVERKDFNSYGSRRGNHEVMIRGTFANIRIKNQLLDGVEGGFTRDFTQPDGPQAYVYDAAQNYQAAGTPLVVLAGKEYGSGSSRDWAAKGTALLGVKAVIAESYERIHRSNLIGMGVLPLQYPAGENAASLGLSGTETFAVAGVTALNEGTTPKTLKVTATAEDGSTKSFDAVLRIDTPGEADYYRNGGILQYVLRQISAN; this is encoded by the coding sequence ATGAGCATTGTGGACAGCTTCGGTTCAAAAGGCAAACTTAATGTTGCCGGTGCCGAATACGAAATTTTCCGGTTGAACTCCGTTGAAGGTGCAGAAAACCTTCCGTTCAGCCTCAAGGTATTGCTTGAAAACCTGCTGCGGACCGAGGACGGCGCCAACATCACGGCCGACCACGTCCGAGCACTGGCCGGCTGGGACCCCAGCGCCCAGCCCGACACTGAAATCCAGTTCACGCCGGCGCGCGTGATCATGCAGGACTTCACCGGCGTGCCCTGCGTCGTGGACCTTGCCACCATGCGCGAGGCCGTCAAGGACCTCGGCGGCGACCCCAAACGGGTCAACCCGCTGGCGCCGGCGGAAATGGTCATTGACCACTCCGTTCAGATCGATGCCTTCGGCAACTCCGGCGCACTGGAGCGCAACATGGAGATCGAGTACCAGCGCAACGGCGAGCGGTACCAGTTCCTCCGGTGGGGCCAGACCGCGTTTGACGACTTCAAGGTTGTCCCGCCGGGAACCGGCATCGTGCACCAGGTCAACATCGAGTACCTGGCCCGCACGGTCATGACCCGCGAAGTTGACGGCGTTCTCCGGGCCTACCCGGACACCTGCGTCGGCACCGACTCGCACACCACCATGGTCAACGGCCTGGGCGTGCTCGGCTGGGGCGTCGGCGGCATCGAAGCCGAGGCAGCCATGCTTGGCCAGCCCGTCTCCATGCTGATCCCGCGCGTCGTGGGCTTCAAGCTGACCGGGTCCATCCCGGCCGGCGCGACCGCCACCGACGTTGTCCTGACCATCACCGAACAGTTGCGCAAGCACGGCGTCGTGGGCAAGTTCGTGGAGTTCTACGGCGAAGGCGTCGCGGCTGTGCCGCTGGCCAACCGCGCCACCATCGGCAACATGAGCCCGGAGTTCGGCTCCACGGCAGCGATGTTCCCGATCGACGACGTCACCATCGAATACCTGCGCCTGACCGGCCGGTCCGAGGAAAACGTCGCCCTGGTTGAGGCCTACGCCAAGGAACAGGGCCTCTGGCACGACCCGTCCCACGAGATCAAGTTCTCCGAGTACCTCGAGCTGGACCTGTCCACGGTTGTTCCGTCGATCTCCGGCCCGAAGCGTCCCCAGGACCGCATCGTGCTCACCGAGGCCAAGGACGAGTTCCGCCACGACCTGCTCAACTACGTCAAGCACAACGCCGACGCCGGCACGCTGGACGAATCACTCGAGGAGACCTTCCCGGCCTCGGACCCGCCCTCGTTCACCCAGTCGGACACGCACGTGACCGACACGGACCGCGAGCCGCCGGTTTACTCGGCAGCACACGGTGCGGCCGGCCGGATTTCCAACGCCGTCAAGATCACCGCCGAAGACGGCCGCGAGTTCGAACTGGACCACGGCGCCGTCGCCATCGCCTCCATCACGTCCTGCACCAACACGTCCAACCCCTCGGTGATGCTGGCTGCCGCGCTGCTGGCCCGCAACGCCGTAGAAAAGGGCCTGACGTCCAAGCCGTGGGTCAAGACCTCCGTGGCCCCGGGCTCCAAGGTCGTCACCGACTACTACGACAAGTCGGGCCTGACGCCGTACCTGGAGAAGCTCGGCTTCTACATCGTCGGCTACGGCTGCGCCACCTGCATCGGCAACTCCGGCCCGCTGGACACCGAAATCTCCGAGGCCATCCAGGCCAACGATCTTTCGGTCACCGCCGTCTTGTCCGGCAACCGCAACTTCGAAGGCCGGATCAACCCGGACGTGAAGATGAACTACCTGGCTTCCCCGCCGCTGGTCATCGCCTACGCCCTTGCCGGAACCATGGACTTCGACTTCGAAACCGACGCCCTGGGCAAGGACGAGGCCGGCAACGACGTGTTCCTGAAGGACATCTGGCCGAACCCGGCCGAGGTCCAGCAGGTCATCGATTCCTCGATCGACAAGGAGATGTTCGCCCGCGGCTACGAGGGTGTCTTCGACGGCGACGCGCGCTGGAAGGCCCTCGACACCCCCGCCGGTGACACCTTCGCCTGGGATCCGAACTCCACCTACGTGCGCAAGCCCCCGTACTTCGAGGGCATGAAGGCGCAACCGGAACCCGTCACCGACATCAGCGGCGCCCGCGTCCTGCTGAAGCTCGGCGATTCGGTCACCACCGACCACATCTCCCCGGCCGGTTCGTTCAAGTCGGACACCCCCGCCGGCCAGTACCTGCTGGCCAACGGTGTGGAACGCAAGGACTTCAACTCCTACGGCTCACGCCGTGGCAACCACGAGGTCATGATCCGCGGCACGTTCGCCAACATCCGGATCAAGAACCAGCTCCTGGACGGCGTCGAGGGCGGCTTCACGCGCGACTTCACGCAGCCGGACGGTCCGCAGGCCTACGTCTACGACGCCGCGCAGAACTACCAGGCAGCCGGCACCCCGCTGGTGGTCCTGGCAGGCAAGGAATACGGTTCCGGCTCGTCCCGTGACTGGGCCGCCAAGGGCACCGCGCTGCTGGGCGTCAAGGCCGTCATCGCCGAGAGCTACGAGCGTATCCACCGCTCCAACCTCATCGGCATGGGCGTCCTGCCGCTGCAGTACCCGGCCGGCGAGAACGCTGCAAGCCTGGGCCTGAGCGGCACCGAGACCTTCGCTGTCGCGGGCGTCACCGCCCTCAACGAAGGCACCACACCCAAGACCCTCAAGGTCACGGCAACGGCGGAAGACGGTTCCACCAAGTCCTTCGATGCGGTCCTGCGCATCGATACCCCGGGCGAGGCGGACTACTACCGCAACGGCGGCATCCTGCAGTACGTACTGCGCCAGATCTCCGCCAACTAA
- a CDS encoding TrkA family potassium uptake protein, with protein sequence MAHFVIMGCGRVGATLAHTLEDAGHSVAIIDQDDRAFRRLRTGFTGRKVTGVGFDRETMKQAGVEEAYAFAAVSSGDNSNILATRVARETFHVPHVVARIYDPGRAEIYQRLGIPTVAAVRWSADQVLRRILPEQHLAGDFRDPSGRLVLAEIDLDPGWIGHSVSAIEKAAGVRVAYLTRFGEGMLPGAGTFYQDGDTVHAMLDVDRTTEAAHILAKSPAKES encoded by the coding sequence GTGGCGCACTTCGTCATCATGGGTTGTGGCCGGGTCGGGGCCACCCTGGCGCACACGCTCGAGGACGCCGGCCACTCGGTGGCCATCATCGACCAGGACGACCGCGCCTTCCGGCGCCTCCGCACTGGCTTCACCGGCCGCAAGGTCACCGGCGTCGGCTTTGACCGGGAGACCATGAAGCAGGCCGGCGTCGAGGAGGCCTACGCCTTCGCCGCGGTTTCCAGCGGTGACAATTCCAACATCCTGGCCACCCGGGTGGCACGGGAGACCTTCCATGTCCCCCACGTCGTGGCCAGGATCTACGACCCCGGCCGCGCGGAAATCTACCAGCGGCTCGGCATCCCCACGGTTGCGGCCGTGCGCTGGAGCGCGGACCAGGTGCTGCGCCGGATCCTCCCGGAGCAGCACCTCGCCGGTGACTTCCGGGACCCGTCCGGCCGGCTCGTGCTCGCCGAGATCGACCTCGACCCGGGCTGGATCGGGCATTCCGTCAGCGCGATCGAAAAGGCCGCCGGCGTCCGCGTGGCCTACCTGACCCGGTTCGGCGAGGGCATGCTGCCCGGGGCCGGCACGTTCTACCAGGACGGCGACACGGTCCACGCCATGCTCGACGTGGACCGCACCACCGAGGCAGCCCATATTCTTGCCAAATCCCCCGCCAAGGAGTCCTGA
- a CDS encoding TrkA family potassium uptake protein, producing the protein MKVVIVGAGSVGSSIARELLSHKHEILLIDLKPEVIGRSGLRGAHWLVGDACELSTLKDAKLEDADVVVSATGDDKVNLVVSLLAKTEFGVGRTVGRVNNPKNDWMFDDSWGVDVAVNTPQLMTALVEEAVEIGDLVRLLTLQTGVSSLVEFTVPHDSHVVGLTVGGIDWPEDATLVAILRDQAPITPSRDDVLDGGDELFFVTTIAAEDQLRDLLVPDSTPEDHQAAAAHRQRNDSHQPEDDGFAG; encoded by the coding sequence GTGAAAGTCGTCATCGTCGGCGCCGGAAGTGTCGGGTCCTCAATCGCCCGCGAACTGCTGTCCCACAAGCACGAAATCCTGCTGATCGACCTCAAGCCCGAGGTGATCGGCCGCAGCGGCCTGCGCGGGGCGCACTGGCTCGTCGGCGACGCCTGCGAGCTCAGCACGCTGAAGGACGCGAAGCTGGAGGACGCCGACGTCGTCGTGTCCGCCACCGGTGACGACAAGGTCAACCTTGTGGTCTCGCTGCTGGCGAAAACGGAGTTCGGGGTGGGCCGCACCGTCGGCCGGGTCAACAACCCCAAGAACGACTGGATGTTCGACGATTCCTGGGGCGTCGACGTCGCCGTCAATACCCCGCAGCTGATGACCGCGCTCGTCGAAGAGGCGGTGGAGATCGGGGACCTCGTCCGGCTCCTGACCCTGCAGACGGGTGTGTCGTCGCTGGTCGAGTTCACCGTCCCCCACGACTCGCATGTCGTCGGCCTGACCGTTGGAGGCATCGACTGGCCGGAGGACGCGACACTGGTGGCGATCCTGCGGGACCAGGCGCCGATCACGCCGAGCCGGGATGACGTGCTCGACGGCGGCGATGAACTGTTCTTCGTGACCACGATTGCCGCCGAGGACCAGCTGCGCGACCTGCTTGTCCCCGACTCGACGCCTGAAGACCACCAGGCGGCCGCCGCGCACCGGCAGCGTAACGACAGCCACCAGCCCGAGGACGACGGCTTCGCCGGCTGA
- a CDS encoding DUF3159 domain-containing protein gives MTLPDKPEPRAQPGVQPGAQPAEQPTMAQLAQGYASQAGLHRSSNGNIDVLKSAGGVQGIAESILPGLVFLVVFTVTRDLQPALIGSLGTAAVFTVARLIQRRPVTQALAGVVGVGLSAWIANTTGKAEDFYVLGFFTNIAYILAMTLSVVFRWPFAGLIFGFFRNEGLEWRKHPARVKAYQIGTWVIIAVLVLRLVVQVPLYFMGEQGFAALATMRLLMGTPLYVLGVWVAWLLTRPAPAPVEDPVEPN, from the coding sequence ATGACCCTGCCCGACAAGCCCGAGCCCCGAGCCCAGCCAGGGGTCCAGCCTGGAGCCCAGCCGGCCGAGCAGCCCACCATGGCGCAGCTCGCCCAAGGGTACGCCAGCCAGGCGGGCCTGCACCGTTCCAGCAACGGCAACATCGACGTGCTCAAGAGCGCCGGCGGGGTGCAGGGCATCGCCGAGAGCATCCTCCCCGGACTGGTCTTCTTGGTGGTCTTTACGGTCACCCGGGACCTGCAGCCGGCCCTGATCGGTTCGCTCGGCACGGCGGCGGTGTTCACGGTCGCCAGGCTCATCCAGCGCCGTCCGGTGACGCAGGCGCTGGCCGGGGTCGTTGGCGTCGGGCTGTCGGCGTGGATCGCCAACACCACCGGGAAGGCCGAGGACTTCTACGTCCTGGGCTTCTTCACCAACATCGCCTACATCCTGGCGATGACCCTCTCGGTCGTGTTCCGCTGGCCTTTCGCCGGCCTCATTTTCGGGTTCTTCCGGAACGAAGGCCTGGAGTGGCGCAAGCACCCGGCCCGGGTGAAGGCGTACCAGATCGGCACATGGGTCATCATTGCGGTGCTCGTGCTTCGGCTCGTGGTCCAGGTGCCGTTGTACTTCATGGGGGAGCAGGGCTTTGCCGCGCTGGCCACGATGCGGCTCCTGATGGGGACGCCGCTCTACGTCCTCGGCGTCTGGGTGGCCTGGCTCCTGACCCGCCCCGCTCCCGCCCCGGTCGAGGACCCGGTAGAACCCAACTAG
- a CDS encoding APC family permease → MVGRPFRNDRLAHTLLPKRIALPIFASDALSSVAYAPDEILLTLALAGVSAVAFSPWVGLAVMVVLLTVVASYRQNVHAYPSGGGDYEIANENLGKYAGLTVASALLVDYVLTVAVSMSSAASYLTTAVPSLHGKQAVIATVGVIILALVNLRGIKEAGSVFAVPTYIFMASILGMTAVGVFQAATGQLGEAPSAAFTIVPAEGFDEGLVGLAGAFLLLRAFSSGAAALTGVEAISNGVPNFQKPKSKNAATTLLLLGVIAAAMLAGIIYLANATKVHIVLDPAKEFLLDGKPLDEGYIQNPAISQIAQTVFGAGSIPFYVVVAATGVILVFASNTAFNGFPVLGSILAQDGYLPRQLRTRGDRLAFSNGVLALAAGALVLIISFNADVTKLIQLYIVGVFISFTLSQLGMIRHWGRELKLAKEPAVKLRMIKSRTINSIGFGMTALVLVIVLITKFEQGAWIALLAMFVLFLIMWSIRAHYDNVARELAVDEDASPRALPTRVHAVLLVSHVRKPVLRALAYARASRPSRLDAITVDISAEETEQTVADWDKLEIPVPLTVLASPFRETVTPIMEYIKNMRRDSPRDLIVVYIPEYVVGKWWEQLVHNQTALRIKTRLHFEPGVMVASVPWQLKSSEEAKKLQDIQ, encoded by the coding sequence ATGGTAGGCCGGCCCTTCCGGAACGACCGGCTGGCCCACACCCTGCTGCCGAAGCGGATTGCCCTCCCCATTTTCGCCTCGGATGCGCTGTCCTCGGTGGCGTACGCGCCGGATGAGATCCTGCTGACCCTGGCCCTCGCCGGGGTCAGCGCCGTGGCCTTTTCACCGTGGGTTGGCCTGGCCGTCATGGTGGTCCTGCTGACCGTCGTTGCGTCCTACCGCCAGAACGTCCACGCCTACCCCTCCGGCGGCGGGGACTACGAGATCGCCAATGAGAACCTGGGCAAATATGCCGGGCTCACCGTCGCCTCCGCGCTGCTCGTGGACTACGTCCTGACCGTCGCGGTGTCCATGTCTTCGGCCGCAAGCTACCTGACCACTGCGGTGCCTTCGCTGCACGGCAAGCAGGCTGTCATCGCCACTGTCGGCGTGATCATCCTGGCCCTCGTGAACCTCCGCGGCATCAAGGAAGCCGGCAGCGTCTTCGCCGTGCCGACCTACATCTTCATGGCGTCCATCCTGGGCATGACCGCCGTCGGCGTCTTCCAGGCTGCCACCGGCCAGCTCGGCGAGGCACCCTCGGCGGCCTTCACGATTGTGCCCGCGGAGGGCTTCGACGAAGGCCTTGTGGGCCTCGCCGGCGCGTTCCTGCTGCTCCGGGCGTTCTCCTCCGGCGCCGCCGCGCTCACGGGGGTGGAGGCCATCAGCAACGGCGTGCCGAACTTCCAGAAGCCCAAGAGCAAGAACGCCGCCACCACGCTGCTGCTGCTCGGCGTGATCGCCGCCGCCATGCTGGCCGGCATCATCTATCTGGCCAACGCCACCAAGGTCCATATCGTGCTGGACCCGGCGAAGGAGTTCCTGCTCGACGGCAAGCCTTTGGACGAGGGCTACATCCAGAACCCGGCCATCAGCCAGATCGCCCAGACCGTCTTCGGTGCCGGTTCCATCCCCTTCTATGTCGTGGTTGCCGCAACCGGCGTGATCCTGGTGTTCGCGTCCAACACCGCCTTCAACGGGTTCCCGGTCCTCGGCTCGATCCTCGCCCAGGACGGCTACCTGCCGCGCCAGCTCCGTACCCGCGGGGACCGGCTTGCCTTCAGCAACGGTGTCCTGGCGCTGGCCGCCGGCGCGCTCGTGTTGATCATCTCGTTCAACGCCGACGTCACCAAGCTCATCCAGCTCTACATCGTGGGCGTCTTCATCTCCTTCACCTTGAGCCAGCTCGGCATGATCAGGCACTGGGGGCGGGAGCTGAAACTCGCTAAGGAGCCGGCCGTTAAGCTGCGGATGATCAAGTCGCGCACCATCAACTCGATCGGCTTCGGCATGACCGCCCTGGTCCTGGTGATCGTGCTGATCACCAAGTTCGAGCAGGGCGCCTGGATTGCGCTGCTCGCGATGTTCGTCCTGTTCCTGATCATGTGGAGCATCCGGGCGCATTACGACAACGTGGCCAGGGAACTCGCCGTCGATGAGGACGCCTCGCCCCGGGCCCTGCCCACCAGGGTGCATGCCGTGCTGCTGGTCTCCCACGTCCGCAAGCCCGTCCTCCGGGCCCTGGCGTACGCTCGCGCCTCGCGCCCGTCGCGGCTGGACGCCATCACGGTGGACATCAGCGCCGAGGAGACCGAGCAGACCGTGGCGGACTGGGACAAGCTGGAAATCCCGGTACCGTTGACGGTGCTCGCGAGCCCGTTCCGCGAGACGGTGACGCCCATCATGGAGTACATCAAGAACATGCGGCGGGACTCACCCCGTGACCTGATCGTGGTCTACATCCCCGAGTACGTCGTGGGCAAGTGGTGGGAGCAGCTGGTCCACAACCAGACCGCGCTGCGGATCAAGACCCGGCTGCACTTCGAGCCGGGCGTCATGGTGGCCAGCGTCCCGTGGCAACTCAAATCGTCCGAAGAAGCCAAGAAACTGCAGGATATCCAATGA